The following proteins are co-located in the Solanum pennellii chromosome 8, SPENNV200 genome:
- the LOC107026934 gene encoding probable ADP-ribosylation factor GTPase-activating protein AGD11 isoform X2, which yields MSIHHQGNVDSNNVTGSCLYELLQMESSANCSGHQPERRNRSSSPRHRLQRLLSESGNRFCADCGSPDPKWVSINLGIFICIKCSGVHRSLGVHISKVLSVKLDEWTDDQVDSMIEMGGNSAANMKYEAAIPDSYRKPRPEALIEVRTDFIRRKYELQQFLNSDEQMICPYPPSSSSHCNSLSLTCSLALDKRNYEKQSTGHRIHGIGHAFRNSWRRKESEHRSTKKSNSMAGMVEFIGLIKVNVVRGTNLAVRDVVTSDPYVILSLGSQSVKTRVIKNNLNPVWNEKLMLSIPENVPPLKMLVYDKDTFTTDDFMGEAEIDIQPLVTAAKASENSTLSESMQLGKWKASKDNTLVKDGMISLIDGKVKQEISVKLQNVERGVLEIELECVPLTQ from the exons ATGTCTATTCATCATCAGGGAAATGTTGATAGCAACAATGTTACAG GTTCTTGCCTTTACGAACTTCTGCAAATGGAATCATCTGCAAATTGTAGCGGTCATCAACCAGAAAGACGAAACCGTTCTTCAA GTCCTCGACATAGACTACAGAGGCTGTTGAGTGAATCTGGCAATAGATTCTGTGCAGATTGTGGATCTCCAGATCCAAAATGGGT ATCAATAAATCTTGgaatttttatatgtatcaaGTGCTCCGGAGTACATCGAAGCCTTGGAGTGCACATATCAAAG GTTCTGTCAGTGAAGCTCGACGAGTGGACAGACGACCAGGTTGATAGTATGATAGAGATGGGTGGAAATAGTGCAGCAAATATGAAGTATGAAGCTGCCATTCCTGATAGTTACAGGAAGCCCAGACCCGAGGCATTGATAGAAGTGCGGACTGACTTCATCAG GAGAAAATATGAGCTGCAGCAATTTCTAAACTCTGATGAACAGATGATTTGCCCCTACCCACCGTCATCGTCTTCACATTGCAATTCTTTAAGCCTTACTTGTAGTTTGGCTCTGGATAAGAGGAATTATGAGAAACAATCGACTGGACATCGTATCCATGGCATAGGACACGCATTTCGCAATAGCTGGAGACGGAAAGAATCTGAACACAGGAGTACCAAGAAAAGTAATTCAAtg GCAGGTATGGTTGAGTTTATAGGATTGATAAAAGTCAATGTGGTGAGAGGGACCAACCTAGCTGTCCGTGATGTCGTAACAAGTGATCCTTACGTAATTCTCTCCTTGGGAAGCCAG TCCGTCAAGACACGTGTTATAAAGAACAATCTTAACCCAGTATGGAatgaaaagctaatgttgtcaattccagaaaatgttCCTCCTTTGAAAATG CTTGTGTATGACAAGGATACATTTACAACGGACGACTTCATGGGGGAAGCTGAGATTGATATCCAGCCCCTTGTTACTGCAGCAAAGGCATCTGAAAATTCAACACTTAGTGAATCAATGCAGCTTGGGAAATGGAAAGCAAGCAAAGACAACACTCTAGTTAAAGATGGCATGATTAGTCTAATAGATGGAAAAGTGAAACAAGAGATCAGTGTGAAGCTTCAGAATGTTGAAAGGGGAGTACTTGAGATTGAGCTTGAATGTGTTCCTCTCACGCAATAG
- the LOC107026934 gene encoding probable ADP-ribosylation factor GTPase-activating protein AGD11 isoform X1, with the protein MKSGVRRFFKDKTLHIRINIGGKISRSDLYPFSCQVEEEEEDYIYREKTHKANTSNGSCLYELLQMESSANCSGHQPERRNRSSSPRHRLQRLLSESGNRFCADCGSPDPKWVSINLGIFICIKCSGVHRSLGVHISKVLSVKLDEWTDDQVDSMIEMGGNSAANMKYEAAIPDSYRKPRPEALIEVRTDFIRRKYELQQFLNSDEQMICPYPPSSSSHCNSLSLTCSLALDKRNYEKQSTGHRIHGIGHAFRNSWRRKESEHRSTKKSNSMAGMVEFIGLIKVNVVRGTNLAVRDVVTSDPYVILSLGSQSVKTRVIKNNLNPVWNEKLMLSIPENVPPLKMLVYDKDTFTTDDFMGEAEIDIQPLVTAAKASENSTLSESMQLGKWKASKDNTLVKDGMISLIDGKVKQEISVKLQNVERGVLEIELECVPLTQ; encoded by the exons ATGAAATCAGGAGTTAGAAGATTCTTTAAAGATAAAACACTACACATCAGAATAAATATAGGAGGAAAGATTTCTCGTAGTGATTTATATCCTTTTTCTTgtcaagttgaagaagaagaagaagactacATTTATAGAGAAAAAACACACAAGGCCAACACCTCCAATG GTTCTTGCCTTTACGAACTTCTGCAAATGGAATCATCTGCAAATTGTAGCGGTCATCAACCAGAAAGACGAAACCGTTCTTCAA GTCCTCGACATAGACTACAGAGGCTGTTGAGTGAATCTGGCAATAGATTCTGTGCAGATTGTGGATCTCCAGATCCAAAATGGGT ATCAATAAATCTTGgaatttttatatgtatcaaGTGCTCCGGAGTACATCGAAGCCTTGGAGTGCACATATCAAAG GTTCTGTCAGTGAAGCTCGACGAGTGGACAGACGACCAGGTTGATAGTATGATAGAGATGGGTGGAAATAGTGCAGCAAATATGAAGTATGAAGCTGCCATTCCTGATAGTTACAGGAAGCCCAGACCCGAGGCATTGATAGAAGTGCGGACTGACTTCATCAG GAGAAAATATGAGCTGCAGCAATTTCTAAACTCTGATGAACAGATGATTTGCCCCTACCCACCGTCATCGTCTTCACATTGCAATTCTTTAAGCCTTACTTGTAGTTTGGCTCTGGATAAGAGGAATTATGAGAAACAATCGACTGGACATCGTATCCATGGCATAGGACACGCATTTCGCAATAGCTGGAGACGGAAAGAATCTGAACACAGGAGTACCAAGAAAAGTAATTCAAtg GCAGGTATGGTTGAGTTTATAGGATTGATAAAAGTCAATGTGGTGAGAGGGACCAACCTAGCTGTCCGTGATGTCGTAACAAGTGATCCTTACGTAATTCTCTCCTTGGGAAGCCAG TCCGTCAAGACACGTGTTATAAAGAACAATCTTAACCCAGTATGGAatgaaaagctaatgttgtcaattccagaaaatgttCCTCCTTTGAAAATG CTTGTGTATGACAAGGATACATTTACAACGGACGACTTCATGGGGGAAGCTGAGATTGATATCCAGCCCCTTGTTACTGCAGCAAAGGCATCTGAAAATTCAACACTTAGTGAATCAATGCAGCTTGGGAAATGGAAAGCAAGCAAAGACAACACTCTAGTTAAAGATGGCATGATTAGTCTAATAGATGGAAAAGTGAAACAAGAGATCAGTGTGAAGCTTCAGAATGTTGAAAGGGGAGTACTTGAGATTGAGCTTGAATGTGTTCCTCTCACGCAATAG